From Rhodoferax sp. AJA081-3, the proteins below share one genomic window:
- a CDS encoding methyl-accepting chemotaxis protein: MSISSWSVRLRLTIGFGLVCALMLVILGVGLLSVARVDGVLRTVVDTSVPKIDAAYTIEIQANNQSIAVRDMLLASDAADRQKQAEIIAQARTIAAKNVELLEQLIVMPKGKELLSKVKEQRSKYVAAQDALVAMITADKADEAKAYLHKELRPLLDSYMAGLTELAAFQTEAMDAVAKVGDETYRQARTVMLVLGVLALLVAAALGYFITRSLLKELGGEPGVAADLAQAVSQGDFTRNVVLQAGDTTSLMASLGTMQGNLAQIVTTVRAGSEGVATASAEIAQGNNDLSARTEQQASALEETAASMEELGSTVKQNADSARQANQLAQSASSVAVQGGKVVEQVVETMKGINESSRRIADIISVIDGIAFQTNILALNAAVEAARAGEQGRGFAVVASEVRSLAGRSAEAAKEIKQLINASVERVEHGSALVDQAGTTMTEVVDSIRRVTDIMGEISAASSEQASGVAQVGEAVTQMDQATQQNAALVEEMAAAAGALKGQAQELVQAVAFFKLGASTSQAPSLPRTAVRAPAAQAKPFKGEERRAIAASSAAAARKPAATAPQPAAPKPAAAAAPKTQSKPAPAGGDDDWETF, from the coding sequence ATGAGCATTTCTTCCTGGTCGGTACGATTGAGACTCACCATTGGCTTTGGTCTGGTTTGCGCCCTGATGCTGGTTATCTTGGGCGTAGGCCTGCTCTCTGTGGCGCGCGTGGATGGTGTTTTGCGCACGGTGGTAGACACCAGCGTGCCCAAGATCGATGCGGCATACACCATTGAAATACAGGCTAACAACCAATCCATCGCGGTGCGCGATATGTTGCTCGCATCCGATGCGGCAGATCGCCAAAAGCAGGCAGAAATCATTGCCCAGGCGCGCACCATCGCAGCCAAGAACGTCGAGTTGCTGGAGCAGCTGATCGTGATGCCCAAGGGCAAGGAACTCCTAAGCAAAGTCAAAGAACAGCGTAGCAAATATGTCGCCGCGCAGGATGCGCTGGTCGCCATGATCACCGCAGACAAGGCGGACGAAGCCAAGGCGTATCTCCACAAGGAATTGCGTCCACTGCTGGACAGTTATATGGCCGGGCTTACCGAATTGGCAGCCTTCCAGACCGAGGCCATGGATGCCGTCGCCAAGGTTGGTGATGAAACCTATCGCCAGGCACGGACCGTGATGCTGGTATTGGGGGTCTTGGCCCTACTGGTAGCCGCTGCACTGGGCTACTTCATCACCCGCAGCCTGCTCAAGGAGCTGGGGGGCGAACCCGGTGTCGCTGCTGACTTGGCGCAGGCCGTTTCGCAGGGTGACTTCACCCGCAACGTGGTGCTGCAAGCCGGTGACACCACCAGCCTGATGGCCAGCCTGGGCACCATGCAGGGCAATCTGGCCCAGATTGTCACCACGGTGCGCGCCGGGTCCGAAGGTGTGGCCACTGCCAGTGCGGAGATTGCCCAGGGCAACAACGACCTCTCTGCCCGTACCGAACAGCAGGCCAGTGCGCTGGAAGAAACCGCTGCATCGATGGAAGAGCTGGGCTCCACCGTCAAACAAAACGCTGACAGCGCCCGTCAGGCCAACCAGCTGGCGCAGAGCGCCTCCAGCGTGGCGGTTCAGGGTGGCAAGGTGGTGGAGCAGGTGGTGGAGACCATGAAGGGCATCAATGAATCCAGCCGCAGGATTGCCGACATCATCAGTGTCATCGACGGCATTGCCTTCCAGACCAATATCCTGGCCTTGAACGCTGCGGTGGAAGCCGCCCGTGCGGGTGAACAGGGCCGTGGTTTTGCGGTGGTGGCCTCCGAGGTGCGCAGCCTGGCCGGCCGCAGCGCCGAGGCCGCCAAGGAAATCAAACAATTGATCAACGCCAGTGTGGAGCGCGTCGAACACGGCAGCGCGCTGGTGGACCAGGCTGGCACCACCATGACGGAAGTGGTCGACAGCATCCGCCGCGTGACCGACATCATGGGTGAAATCAGCGCGGCCAGCAGTGAACAGGCCAGCGGCGTGGCGCAGGTGGGTGAAGCCGTCACACAAATGGACCAGGCCACACAACAAAACGCCGCGCTGGTCGAAGAAATGGCAGCGGCAGCCGGTGCCCTGAAGGGCCAGGCACAAGAGCTGGTGCAGGCGGTTGCCTTCTTCAAGTTGGGAGCAAGTACAAGCCAGGCTCCCAGCCTGCCCCGCACGGCCGTGCGTGCCCCCGCCGCCCAGGCCAAGCCCTTCAAGGGCGAAGAGCGCCGTGCCATCGCAGCAAGCAGTGCCGCCGCTGCCCGCAAGCCTGCAGCCACCGCGCCTCAACCCGCCGCCCCCAAACCCGCCGCTGCGGCTGCACCCAAGACCCAGAGTAAACCTGCCCCTGCCGGTGGGGATGATGATTGGGAAACCTTCTAA
- a CDS encoding SRPBCC domain-containing protein, translating to MTEPKTHGPDAVFHISRTVNGPQDAVWKAYTEQEPLMQWFGPSGFSMPVSHFDLRPGGIFHYCLRTPTGFEMWGKWTFVTIDAPHTLSMVVAFSDANAGLTRHPMSPAWPLQTLSTTTFEAVEVDQTRIHIAWEPYQSNADEIAVFTAGHASMAQGCKASFEQLDAYLAQLPRI from the coding sequence ATGACCGAGCCCAAGACCCACGGCCCCGACGCCGTTTTCCACATCAGCCGCACCGTCAACGGCCCGCAGGACGCGGTGTGGAAGGCCTACACCGAACAAGAGCCGCTGATGCAGTGGTTTGGCCCCAGCGGCTTCTCCATGCCAGTCAGCCACTTTGACCTGCGCCCCGGCGGCATCTTCCACTACTGCCTGCGCACACCCACCGGTTTTGAGATGTGGGGCAAGTGGACCTTTGTCACCATCGACGCACCCCACACCCTGTCCATGGTGGTGGCCTTCTCGGACGCCAACGCTGGCCTCACCCGCCACCCCATGTCGCCCGCCTGGCCGCTGCAAACCCTGTCGACCACCACCTTTGAAGCGGTAGAGGTCGACCAGACGCGCATCCACATCGCCTGGGAGCCCTACCAGTCCAATGCGGACGAGATAGCCGTCTTCACCGCTGGCCATGCCTCCATGGCCCAGGGCTGCAAAGCCAGTTTTGAACAACTGGACGCCTACCTGGCGCAGCTGCCCCGCATATGA
- a CDS encoding HNH endonuclease: MSRLGHTRDKIYKTVARQLHGVVPCWVCGLPVAPADATLEHIKPLSEGGNSHLENLAISHAVCNHQRSRPQIIPAEPPEPTP, encoded by the coding sequence ATGAGCCGACTGGGCCACACCCGCGACAAGATATACAAAACCGTGGCCCGCCAGCTGCATGGCGTGGTGCCCTGCTGGGTCTGCGGCCTGCCCGTGGCCCCGGCAGACGCCACACTGGAGCACATCAAACCCCTGAGCGAGGGTGGCAACAGCCACCTGGAAAATCTGGCCATCAGCCATGCGGTATGCAACCACCAGCGCAGCCGGCCACAGATAATCCCAGCGGAACCACCGGAGCCCACACCATGA
- a CDS encoding twin-arginine translocation pathway signal protein has translation MHFPMHFPPNPIGSSNPTRGQPLQRRHFIRLVGGGVVSAMAAAGTVGLSGCAPTMPPEAIEAWAGPGAVVGAATDVRRWLLGYAILAPHSHNLQSWVADLGTPGQITLYCDLKRLLPQTDPLSRQIMMSHGTFLELLDIAARERGLRADIELFPQGRFGPATLDTRPVATVRLTPDSSVAKDPLFAQILRRHTNRNSYDLARPVPAAAWDAMAGAAAVGLQGARVGFAGVEQGASVLAAHRRIARDAWRIELTVPRTIMESFDVLRVGQSEIATHRDGVSLTAPMVVAMDRLGLFDRSQAPAPDSYATTSQIKAFDAKLESTPGFWWLVTPGNDRVTQVNAGRAYVRAQLAATAQGLAMHPLSQALQEYVEQQQTYADIHTLAGATAPGETVQMWARVGYAAAVEPAPRRRLQDFIRA, from the coding sequence ATGCACTTCCCCATGCACTTTCCACCCAACCCCATTGGTTCTTCCAACCCCACCCGAGGCCAGCCCTTGCAACGCCGGCACTTCATACGCCTGGTCGGTGGTGGTGTGGTGTCTGCCATGGCAGCCGCGGGCACGGTCGGTTTGTCCGGCTGTGCCCCAACCATGCCGCCGGAGGCGATTGAAGCCTGGGCCGGCCCGGGCGCTGTTGTGGGCGCCGCTACCGACGTGCGGCGCTGGCTGCTGGGCTACGCCATCCTGGCGCCCCACTCACACAACCTGCAGTCCTGGGTGGCCGACCTGGGCACGCCCGGCCAGATCACGCTGTACTGCGATCTGAAACGCCTGCTGCCGCAGACCGATCCGCTGTCGCGCCAGATCATGATGAGCCACGGCACGTTTCTGGAGCTGCTGGACATAGCCGCCCGTGAGCGGGGTTTGCGAGCCGATATTGAGCTGTTCCCCCAAGGCCGGTTTGGCCCTGCCACGCTGGATACACGCCCGGTCGCTACCGTGCGGCTGACACCCGATAGCAGTGTCGCCAAAGACCCGTTGTTTGCGCAGATCTTGCGCCGCCATACCAACCGCAACAGTTATGACCTGGCCCGCCCGGTGCCGGCTGCAGCCTGGGACGCCATGGCTGGTGCTGCGGCGGTGGGGTTGCAGGGTGCGCGTGTGGGGTTTGCCGGGGTGGAGCAGGGCGCGTCCGTATTGGCAGCCCACCGCCGCATCGCACGGGATGCCTGGCGCATCGAGCTGACGGTGCCACGCACCATCATGGAGTCGTTTGACGTGCTGCGCGTGGGGCAGTCCGAAATTGCCACCCACCGCGACGGCGTTTCGTTGACCGCACCCATGGTGGTGGCCATGGACCGGTTGGGCCTGTTTGACCGCAGCCAGGCGCCCGCGCCCGATTCGTATGCCACCACCAGCCAGATCAAGGCTTTTGACGCCAAGCTGGAGTCCACCCCCGGCTTCTGGTGGTTGGTGACGCCGGGCAACGACCGCGTGACCCAGGTCAACGCGGGCCGCGCCTATGTCCGTGCGCAGTTGGCCGCCACGGCCCAGGGTCTGGCCATGCACCCGCTGTCCCAGGCGCTGCAGGAGTATGTGGAGCAACAGCAGACTTATGCCGATATCCACACCTTGGCCGGTGCTACGGCGCCGGGTGAGACGGTGCAGATGTGGGCGCGGGTGGGGTATGCGGCGGCGGTGGAGCCTGCACCGCGGCGTCGGCTTCAGGATTTCATTCGGGCTTAA
- a CDS encoding phosphatidylglycerophosphatase A — MTTRPDPLADPVTVFPVDSGRPPPIARPTVRFLLAHPAHWIALGFGSGLSRIAPGTAGTLWAWVAFLVLAPWMNDLRWAVLIGISLPLGWWASTVTARHMGVLDPGSIVWDEVVAFWLVLWLVMPAGLVGQVMAFGLFRFFDAVKPGPVGWADALYHHLDPTSDPGAWRKAGFGIMLDDLVAAGCTVLVIAVWRFAT; from the coding sequence ATGACCACCAGGCCCGACCCGCTTGCCGACCCGGTGACCGTGTTCCCGGTGGATAGCGGGCGCCCGCCACCCATCGCCCGGCCGACAGTGCGTTTTCTGCTGGCCCACCCCGCACACTGGATCGCACTGGGCTTTGGCTCCGGCCTGTCACGCATCGCACCCGGCACCGCGGGCACGTTGTGGGCCTGGGTGGCCTTTCTGGTTCTGGCGCCCTGGATGAACGACCTGCGCTGGGCCGTGCTGATTGGCATCAGCCTGCCACTGGGCTGGTGGGCCAGCACCGTCACCGCACGCCACATGGGTGTGCTGGACCCCGGCAGCATTGTGTGGGACGAGGTGGTGGCCTTCTGGCTGGTGTTGTGGCTGGTCATGCCCGCCGGGCTGGTGGGCCAGGTCATGGCCTTTGGCCTGTTCCGTTTTTTTGACGCGGTCAAACCCGGCCCCGTGGGCTGGGCCGACGCGCTGTACCACCACCTGGACCCCACCAGCGACCCTGGAGCCTGGCGCAAAGCGGGCTTTGGCATCATGCTGGACGACCTCGTGGCGGCGGGCTGCACGGTGCTGGTGATTGCCGTGTGGAGGTTTGCCACATGA
- a CDS encoding FMN-binding glutamate synthase family protein produces the protein MLHYLNTIFPVRYTAMGLSCFGLLLSIFSLVAFGVGIPAFLLFAALVATGVYDLQQTKRSILRNYPIIGHLRFTMEFIRPEIRQYFIESDTDANPFSRAQRSLVYQRAKGDPDKRPFGTQLDVHAEGYEWINHSLAPTRLSTHDFRITIGADRAQPYSCSVFNISAMSFGALSANAIQALNAGAKRGGFAHDTGEGSISVHHRTHGGDLIWEVASGYFGCRNDDGTFNADKFAVNARDPQVKMIEIKLSQGAKPGHGGVLPGAKVTPEIAEARGVPVGVDCVSPASHSAFSTPIEMMEFVERLRQLSGGKPTGIKLCIGHPWEWFAMVKAMLATGIVPDFIVVDGAEGGTGAAPVEFTDHVGSPLQEGLLLVHNTLRGVGLRDKIKIGCAGKVVTAFDIARMMALGADWCNSARGFMFSLGCLQAQTCHTGHCPTGVTTQDPVRQQALVVPDKATRVYNFHQQTLHALQELVQAAGVNHPAEITAHHIVRRSGDHKVQSLAQLILTQLPDRALLESDLQALPIIYRQTWPLAAPQSFLLQSEPLQALPA, from the coding sequence ATGCTGCACTACCTCAACACGATTTTCCCCGTGCGTTACACGGCCATGGGCCTGAGCTGCTTCGGGCTCTTGCTCAGCATCTTCAGCCTGGTGGCCTTTGGGGTTGGCATACCGGCTTTCCTGCTGTTTGCAGCCCTGGTCGCCACGGGTGTCTACGACCTGCAGCAGACCAAACGATCCATCCTGCGCAACTACCCCATCATCGGCCACCTGCGCTTCACGATGGAGTTCATACGCCCGGAGATACGCCAGTACTTCATCGAGAGTGACACCGACGCCAACCCCTTCTCGCGTGCCCAGCGCTCCCTGGTCTACCAGCGGGCCAAGGGGGACCCGGACAAACGCCCGTTTGGTACCCAGCTGGATGTGCATGCCGAAGGGTATGAGTGGATCAACCATTCGCTGGCGCCCACCCGTCTCTCCACCCACGACTTTCGCATCACCATCGGCGCGGACCGCGCCCAGCCCTATAGCTGCAGTGTGTTCAACATTTCGGCCATGAGTTTTGGGGCCCTGAGCGCCAATGCCATCCAGGCGCTGAATGCGGGTGCCAAACGCGGTGGTTTTGCACACGATACGGGTGAAGGCTCCATCTCCGTCCACCACCGCACCCACGGGGGTGACCTGATCTGGGAGGTGGCCTCGGGCTACTTTGGCTGCCGCAACGACGACGGCACGTTCAATGCCGACAAGTTTGCCGTCAACGCCCGCGACCCGCAGGTGAAGATGATTGAAATCAAGCTCAGCCAGGGTGCCAAGCCGGGCCATGGCGGCGTGTTGCCCGGCGCCAAGGTAACGCCCGAGATTGCCGAGGCCCGGGGTGTGCCGGTGGGCGTGGATTGTGTTTCGCCCGCATCCCACAGCGCGTTTTCCACTCCGATTGAAATGATGGAGTTTGTGGAGCGCCTGCGCCAGTTGTCGGGTGGAAAACCCACGGGCATCAAGCTGTGCATTGGCCACCCCTGGGAGTGGTTTGCCATGGTCAAGGCCATGCTGGCCACCGGCATCGTGCCCGACTTCATCGTGGTGGATGGTGCCGAGGGTGGCACCGGTGCTGCCCCAGTCGAATTTACCGACCACGTGGGCTCACCGCTGCAGGAGGGTCTGCTGCTGGTGCACAACACGCTGCGCGGCGTGGGCCTGCGCGACAAGATCAAAATTGGCTGCGCCGGCAAGGTGGTCACCGCCTTTGACATAGCCCGCATGATGGCCCTGGGCGCCGACTGGTGCAACAGCGCGCGCGGCTTCATGTTCTCTTTGGGCTGCCTGCAAGCCCAGACCTGCCACACCGGCCACTGCCCCACCGGCGTGACGACACAAGACCCGGTGCGCCAGCAGGCCCTGGTGGTGCCCGACAAGGCCACCCGCGTCTACAACTTCCACCAGCAAACCCTGCATGCCCTGCAAGAGCTGGTGCAGGCCGCCGGGGTTAACCACCCCGCAGAGATCACGGCCCACCACATCGTGCGCCGCTCGGGCGACCACAAGGTGCAGTCACTGGCCCAGCTGATACTGACGCAGCTGCCCGACCGGGCGTTGCTGGAAAGTGATTTGCAGGCCCTGCCCATCATCTACCGCCAGACCTGGCCGCTGGCCGCACCACAAAGCTTTTTGCTGCAGAGTGAACCGCTGCAGGCGCTGCCGGCTTAA
- a CDS encoding putative toxin-antitoxin system toxin component, PIN family, whose translation MESDPHFVILDTNIVLDTFVFNDPAAKPLRQALEAGTLQWIATAPMREELERVLAYPKIAKRLAFYTLQAADVLAQFDARVQTVDVAAKAPIICKDPDDQKFIDLAVAHKALVLSKDNAVLCMKKRLLAFGASTQIAIESVAIAVPAAS comes from the coding sequence TTGGAATCTGACCCCCATTTCGTCATCCTGGACACCAACATCGTCCTGGACACCTTTGTCTTCAACGACCCTGCCGCCAAACCCCTTCGGCAAGCGCTGGAGGCTGGCACGCTGCAGTGGATTGCCACCGCCCCCATGCGCGAAGAGCTGGAGCGGGTGCTGGCCTACCCCAAGATCGCCAAGCGCCTGGCCTTTTACACATTGCAGGCGGCTGATGTGCTGGCGCAATTTGATGCGCGCGTCCAAACGGTAGACGTTGCGGCCAAGGCCCCCATCATCTGCAAAGACCCGGACGACCAGAAGTTCATCGACCTGGCAGTGGCCCACAAGGCACTGGTGCTGAGCAAGGACAACGCCGTGCTTTGTATGAAAAAACGGCTGCTAGCCTTCGGTGCATCTACGCAGATTGCTATTGAAAGTGTAGCAATCGCTGTGCCTGCCGCGTCCTGA
- a CDS encoding LysR family transcriptional regulator translates to MPPNFDWSLIRSFLAALDQGSLLGAARVLKTSQPTLGRHIAELESQLGVVLFERTGRGLVPTATALQLADAAREMEAGALQLTRTLTGAQAQTMGTVRITASQPVAAQLLPPLLAQMRQALPDIQVELVASNQVSNLLRREADIAVRMVRPDQGTLVAKKIGSVALGAYAHRSYLARRSTLRQPGDLLQHDLIGSDTDLAILQGFQAMGYAVGPEAFALRTDDLVVQWQAVRAGLGIGFVADYMARAEPDVLPVLRGQLPIPPLPMWLAVHREIRTNARIRAVYDFLADGLPDLL, encoded by the coding sequence ATGCCACCCAACTTCGACTGGAGCCTGATCCGCTCCTTCCTCGCCGCACTGGACCAGGGCAGCCTGCTGGGCGCCGCGCGGGTACTCAAAACCAGCCAGCCCACACTGGGGCGCCACATTGCCGAACTGGAGAGCCAATTGGGCGTGGTGCTATTCGAGCGCACAGGGCGGGGCCTGGTGCCCACGGCCACGGCCTTGCAGCTGGCCGATGCGGCGCGCGAGATGGAAGCCGGTGCCCTGCAGCTGACCCGCACACTGACCGGCGCACAGGCCCAGACCATGGGCACGGTGCGCATCACCGCCAGCCAGCCTGTGGCCGCCCAATTGCTGCCACCGCTGCTGGCGCAGATGCGCCAGGCCCTGCCTGACATCCAGGTAGAGCTGGTGGCCAGCAACCAGGTGTCCAACCTGCTGCGCCGCGAGGCCGACATTGCCGTGCGTATGGTGCGCCCGGACCAGGGAACGCTGGTGGCCAAAAAAATTGGCAGTGTTGCCTTGGGCGCCTATGCACACCGCAGCTACTTGGCGCGGCGCAGCACCCTGCGCCAGCCCGGAGATTTGTTGCAGCATGACCTGATCGGCAGCGACACCGACCTCGCCATCCTGCAGGGTTTCCAGGCCATGGGTTATGCCGTGGGGCCCGAGGCTTTTGCCCTGCGCACCGACGATCTGGTGGTGCAATGGCAGGCGGTGCGCGCAGGCCTGGGTATCGGCTTTGTGGCTGACTACATGGCCCGCGCCGAGCCCGATGTGTTACCTGTATTGCGCGGCCAGTTGCCTATACCGCCCCTGCCCATGTGGCTGGCCGTGCACCGTGAAATCCGCACCAACGCCCGCATACGGGCGGTCTACGACTTTTTGGCAGACGGCCTGCCAGACCTCCTTTAG
- a CDS encoding CinA family protein: protein MTPSPSNSLSKKELTIDISRGLVANFLLSHQWKLATAESCTGGLIAACCTDVAGSSDWFDRGFVTYSNAAKTEMLGVDAALITEHGAVSEPVARAMAQGALQHSAAQVALAVTGVAGPGGGSPAKPVGTVWLGWATPAGVVTELHHFAGDRAQVRAATVQHALQRLLELLQAIKT from the coding sequence ATGACCCCATCACCATCCAATTCGCTATCAAAAAAAGAGCTGACTATTGATATTTCACGGGGGCTAGTGGCCAATTTCCTTCTCAGCCATCAGTGGAAACTGGCCACCGCCGAAAGCTGCACCGGTGGCCTGATCGCCGCCTGCTGCACCGATGTGGCCGGCTCCAGCGACTGGTTTGACCGCGGTTTTGTAACCTACTCCAACGCCGCCAAGACCGAGATGTTGGGCGTGGACGCCGCGCTGATAACCGAGCACGGCGCCGTCAGCGAACCCGTGGCCCGCGCCATGGCCCAAGGCGCCCTGCAACACTCCGCCGCCCAGGTGGCCTTAGCCGTAACCGGTGTAGCCGGCCCGGGTGGCGGCAGCCCCGCCAAACCAGTGGGCACCGTCTGGCTGGGCTGGGCCACACCCGCCGGTGTGGTCACCGAACTGCACCACTTTGCCGGTGACCGAGCCCAGGTGCGTGCCGCCACCGTGCAGCACGCGCTCCAGCGTTTGTTGGAGCTACTGCAGGCCATAAAAACTTAG
- a CDS encoding UPF0149 family protein, with protein MNPTPAPTDTPETPGDLPGAVTADQFDTIDAILDDLRTRYDETPQWEFCEGFMAALICCRRPIPQAEYLDVLLAIGEGGDDEPLVVQEGDAAPEAGGSFADDAQRAQFLQIWNQRWAEVQTALDTPIESLEDSHAYHPEVMDVRGAMAALSPEERAELPDEDLPAFGQVWALGFMFAVEAWPDEWAEPSDKKAAKWHDVALQAIVALTEDDAGEPELSPFSDDGPPSMSTDRLNAFADAVWSVYDLREIWRGIGPRVETLRRADVPGRNDPCHCGSGKKYKKCHGA; from the coding sequence ATGAACCCTACGCCCGCCCCCACCGATACCCCTGAAACCCCCGGCGATCTGCCCGGTGCCGTCACCGCCGACCAGTTTGACACCATAGACGCCATCCTGGACGACCTGCGCACCCGCTACGACGAAACCCCGCAATGGGAGTTTTGCGAAGGCTTCATGGCCGCGCTGATCTGCTGCCGCCGCCCCATCCCCCAGGCCGAGTACCTGGATGTGTTGCTGGCCATCGGTGAGGGTGGTGACGATGAGCCCTTGGTGGTGCAGGAAGGTGACGCTGCACCCGAGGCGGGCGGCTCCTTTGCCGATGACGCCCAACGCGCACAGTTCCTGCAGATCTGGAACCAGCGCTGGGCCGAAGTCCAGACCGCACTGGACACGCCCATCGAATCCCTGGAAGACAGCCACGCCTACCACCCCGAGGTGATGGACGTGCGCGGCGCCATGGCCGCCTTGTCGCCCGAAGAACGCGCGGAACTGCCCGACGAGGACCTGCCAGCCTTCGGTCAGGTCTGGGCCCTGGGCTTTATGTTTGCGGTCGAGGCCTGGCCCGACGAATGGGCCGAGCCCAGCGACAAAAAGGCCGCCAAGTGGCACGACGTGGCCCTGCAGGCCATCGTGGCCCTGACCGAAGACGACGCGGGTGAACCCGAGCTGTCCCCCTTCAGTGATGACGGCCCGCCCTCCATGAGCACGGACCGGCTCAACGCCTTTGCCGATGCCGTGTGGTCGGTGTATGACCTGCGGGAGATCTGGCGCGGCATAGGCCCGCGCGTGGAGACCCTGCGCCGCGCGGATGTGCCGGGCCGCAATGACCCGTGCCACTGCGGCAGTGGCAAAAAATACAAGAAGTGCCACGGCGCGTGA
- a CDS encoding NAD-dependent epimerase/dehydratase family protein has translation MHIPNTANTVLVLGARGRFGLAVARAFAQAGWRVLGQTRPGAVLPTEPSSIEWLAIDPYDSHALAQAAQGASVVVHALNPAYTNKAWQTQVLPMIDAAITITRALGATLMVPGNVYNFGASMPAVLRENTPQSAGTVKGQIRIAMEQRLQHSGVPSIVIRAGDFFGSGSGTWFDTVLVKNIRKGLFTYPGAPEVSRAWAYLPDLARAFVAVAQRRAALPAFEVLHFAGHRITGQRWSDVLAPIAQAQAWGKPGAALKMAQLPWPVIRIGALLVASWAALLEMRYLWFTPHALANDKLTALIGPEPHTPLAQATQAALVDLGLIPGPPVGAVRPAAQPTAQPKPIH, from the coding sequence ATGCACATCCCCAACACCGCCAACACCGTTCTGGTACTCGGCGCCCGCGGCCGTTTTGGCCTGGCGGTCGCCCGTGCGTTTGCCCAGGCCGGCTGGCGTGTACTGGGGCAGACCCGTCCGGGGGCCGTCCTCCCGACCGAGCCGTCGTCCATCGAATGGTTGGCCATAGACCCGTACGACTCCCATGCCTTGGCCCAGGCCGCGCAAGGCGCCAGCGTGGTGGTGCACGCCCTCAACCCCGCTTACACCAACAAGGCTTGGCAAACCCAGGTGCTGCCCATGATCGACGCGGCCATCACCATCACCCGTGCACTGGGTGCCACGCTGATGGTGCCAGGCAATGTCTACAACTTTGGCGCCAGCATGCCAGCCGTGCTGCGTGAAAACACGCCCCAGTCGGCGGGCACGGTCAAGGGTCAGATCCGCATCGCCATGGAGCAGCGCTTGCAACACAGCGGAGTACCCAGCATCGTCATCCGTGCGGGCGACTTTTTTGGCAGCGGCAGCGGCACCTGGTTTGATACGGTCCTGGTCAAGAACATCCGCAAAGGGTTGTTCACCTACCCCGGTGCACCCGAAGTGTCCCGGGCCTGGGCCTACCTGCCGGACCTGGCCCGTGCCTTTGTGGCCGTGGCACAGCGGCGCGCCGCGTTGCCCGCCTTTGAGGTCTTGCATTTTGCCGGCCACCGCATCACCGGCCAACGGTGGTCGGATGTGCTGGCCCCTATTGCCCAGGCCCAGGCCTGGGGCAAGCCCGGTGCGGCGCTCAAGATGGCGCAACTGCCCTGGCCCGTCATCCGCATCGGTGCGCTGTTGGTGGCCAGCTGGGCGGCGCTGCTGGAGATGCGTTACCTGTGGTTCACCCCCCATGCACTGGCCAATGACAAACTCACCGCGTTGATCGGTCCCGAGCCGCACACGCCCCTGGCCCAGGCCACACAGGCCGCGCTGGTCGATCTGGGGTTGATTCCCGGCCCGCCGGTGGGCGCTGTGCGCCCTGCTGCGCAGCCAACCGCACAACCCAAGCCCATCCACTGA